One segment of Stomatobaculum sp. F0698 DNA contains the following:
- a CDS encoding ABC transporter permease has protein sequence MNLLATFLQRAILQGVPILYGASGEILTEKSGNLNLGIPGIMYMGGVSGLIAAFFYERAAGERASGLVGLFLSLAAALLISMLAGLLYSFLTVTLRANQNVVGLSLTTFGVGFGNFFGGSLSQLAGGVGQISTKLTAAAYRQSLPGLSKLPFVGKAFFSFGFLTYFSIILALCLAFLLTGTRKGLEIRAVGEDPAAADAAGVDVNRVKYVSTVLGAALAGLGGLCFVMEYLGGTWANDGFGDRGWLAVALVILSVWNARKAIWGSFLFGGLYILYLYIPGLNRSAQELFKMLPYLATILVLIQTGRRNRAEDQPPASLGLSYFREER, from the coding sequence ATGAATTTGCTGGCCACTTTTTTACAGCGCGCCATTTTGCAGGGCGTTCCGATACTCTACGGCGCAAGCGGTGAAATTCTGACGGAGAAGTCGGGAAATCTGAACCTGGGCATTCCGGGCATCATGTATATGGGCGGCGTCTCCGGTCTGATTGCGGCCTTCTTTTACGAGAGAGCGGCGGGAGAGCGGGCTTCCGGCCTCGTGGGTCTCTTCCTCTCGCTCGCGGCGGCCCTCCTCATTTCCATGCTTGCGGGTCTCCTCTACAGCTTCTTAACCGTCACGCTCCGCGCGAACCAGAATGTCGTGGGACTTTCGCTCACCACCTTCGGTGTGGGCTTCGGCAATTTCTTCGGCGGCTCTCTCTCGCAGCTTGCGGGCGGCGTGGGCCAGATTTCGACGAAGCTCACGGCAGCCGCTTATCGGCAGAGCCTTCCGGGGCTCTCGAAGCTTCCCTTTGTGGGCAAGGCCTTTTTCTCCTTCGGCTTTCTCACCTATTTCTCGATCATCCTGGCGCTCTGCCTCGCCTTTTTGCTGACGGGCACGCGGAAGGGACTTGAGATTCGTGCGGTCGGCGAGGATCCCGCTGCGGCGGATGCGGCCGGGGTCGATGTGAACCGTGTGAAATATGTCTCGACCGTGCTCGGCGCGGCGCTCGCAGGCCTCGGCGGCCTCTGCTTTGTCATGGAATATCTGGGCGGGACCTGGGCGAACGACGGCTTCGGTGACCGCGGCTGGCTTGCGGTCGCGCTGGTCATACTCTCGGTCTGGAATGCGAGAAAAGCGATTTGGGGTTCCTTCCTCTTCGGCGGACTCTACATTCTCTACCTCTATATTCCGGGCTTAAACCGCTCGGCGCAGGAGCTCTTTAAGATGCTCCCCTATCTCGCGACCATATTGGTGCTCATTCAGACCGGAAGAAGGAATCGCGCGGAGGATCAGCCGCCGGCAAGTCTCGGTCTCTCTTACTTCCGAGAGGAGCGTTGA
- the rfbF gene encoding glucose-1-phosphate cytidylyltransferase — protein sequence MKVVILAGGFGTRITEESYLRPKPMIEIGGQPILWHIMKYYSSYGFHDFVICLGYKQYVVKEYFADYFLHTSDVTFDLANNSMEVLRKHAEPWKVTLIDTGLHTMTGGRVKRIRDYVGDEPFLLTYGDGVSDVDLDALIAFHREKKRIATLTMVNIGQAKGVLDVGEGGEIHSFREKDDSDGAVINGGFMVCEPGIFDYIAGDDTVLEQDPFRKLCSDRELVGYYHRGFWQCMDTQREKNKLEELWESGNAPWKRW from the coding sequence ATGAAGGTAGTCATTCTGGCCGGCGGTTTCGGCACCAGAATCACGGAGGAAAGCTATTTAAGGCCCAAGCCCATGATTGAGATCGGCGGACAGCCCATACTCTGGCATATTATGAAATACTATTCCTCCTACGGTTTTCACGACTTTGTGATTTGCCTCGGCTACAAGCAGTATGTGGTCAAGGAATATTTTGCGGACTATTTCCTGCACACTTCGGATGTGACCTTCGATCTCGCGAACAACAGCATGGAGGTCTTACGGAAGCACGCGGAGCCCTGGAAGGTGACGCTGATCGACACCGGTCTGCACACCATGACCGGCGGCCGCGTGAAGCGCATTCGGGACTATGTCGGCGACGAGCCCTTCCTCCTGACTTACGGAGACGGCGTGTCGGATGTGGATCTCGATGCCTTGATTGCCTTCCACCGGGAGAAGAAGCGCATCGCGACTCTGACCATGGTGAACATAGGGCAGGCGAAGGGCGTGCTCGATGTCGGCGAGGGCGGCGAAATTCACTCCTTCCGCGAGAAGGATGACAGCGACGGCGCTGTGATCAACGGCGGCTTCATGGTCTGTGAGCCGGGCATTTTCGATTACATCGCGGGCGATGATACCGTGCTCGAGCAGGACCCGTTCCGGAAGCTCTGCAGCGACCGGGAGTTGGTGGGCTACTACCACCGGGGCTTCTGGCAGTGCATGGATACGCAGCGGGAAAAGAATAAGTTAGAAGAGCTCTGGGAGAGCGGAAACGCACCCTGGAAGCGATGGTAA
- the eda gene encoding bifunctional 4-hydroxy-2-oxoglutarate aldolase/2-dehydro-3-deoxy-phosphogluconate aldolase, producing the protein MDACIKELYRIGIVPVVALEDAADALPLGAALKKGGVSAIEVTFRTAAAADAIRLLSREMPELLVGAGTVITKAQADAAIEAGAKFIVSPGFQPELVSYVLSKGVPMCPGTATPGEMEQAMALGLSAVKFFPAEQNGGAPMLKALSAPYRDLLFMPTGGVKLENLRNYLALDQVFACGGTWLATKDDIKAKAFDKITARTREAVKTMLNFRIKHVGINSKDEAEAKKTATLLCSIFDFDYNDTELSVFTGTAVEVMKFMGRGSLGHVAIGADNVDRAEYYLRQRGFSFDESTRRVDAAGRTTFLYLSDEIGGFAFHLTKN; encoded by the coding sequence ATGGACGCATGTATCAAGGAACTGTACCGCATCGGAATTGTCCCCGTTGTCGCGCTGGAAGATGCCGCCGACGCGCTGCCGCTCGGTGCCGCGCTCAAAAAGGGCGGGGTCTCCGCAATCGAAGTCACCTTCCGGACCGCTGCCGCGGCGGATGCGATTCGCCTCCTGAGCCGCGAGATGCCGGAGCTCTTGGTCGGCGCGGGCACGGTCATCACGAAGGCACAGGCGGACGCCGCCATCGAAGCGGGCGCAAAGTTCATCGTGAGCCCGGGCTTTCAGCCGGAGCTGGTCTCCTACGTGCTCTCGAAGGGCGTGCCGATGTGTCCCGGAACCGCAACCCCGGGCGAGATGGAGCAGGCCATGGCCCTCGGTCTCTCGGCGGTCAAGTTCTTCCCGGCAGAGCAAAACGGCGGCGCACCCATGTTAAAGGCGCTCTCCGCGCCCTACCGCGACCTTCTCTTCATGCCGACCGGCGGCGTGAAACTCGAGAATCTCAGGAACTATCTGGCTCTCGATCAGGTCTTTGCCTGCGGCGGCACCTGGCTTGCGACCAAGGACGATATCAAGGCGAAGGCCTTCGATAAAATCACGGCGCGCACCCGCGAGGCCGTGAAGACCATGTTAAACTTCCGCATCAAGCACGTGGGCATCAACTCGAAGGACGAGGCGGAGGCAAAGAAGACGGCAACGCTTCTCTGCTCGATCTTCGACTTTGACTATAACGACACCGAACTCTCGGTCTTCACCGGCACCGCGGTCGAGGTCATGAAGTTCATGGGCCGCGGAAGCCTGGGGCACGTTGCGATCGGCGCGGACAATGTGGACCGCGCGGAGTACTACTTAAGACAGCGCGGCTTCTCCTTCGACGAGTCGACCCGCCGGGTGGACGCTGCCGGCAGAACCACCTTCCTCTATCTTTCGGATGAGATCGGCGGCTTTGCCTTCCACCTGACCAAAAATTGA
- a CDS encoding phosphatase PAP2 family protein, whose amino-acid sequence MGIGIKLLLAELLILGLQTLLYFGVEAFEGKPHNVAKKIDGHIPFVPAFVYIYVLWFPLILLFPLALFQANPMAYARYQTAIVADIALSLLCYLVYPTSFVRPEAPDTLSGRAMKLVFRGSYKGLNCAPSMHCSMCYLVLHFVGSTPGLPLAVAALAAPIALGIVISTLFTKQHVLIDALTALPLAAVCILIGNRLPLTALLHWIQGA is encoded by the coding sequence ATGGGCATCGGAATCAAGCTGCTGCTCGCCGAGTTACTGATACTCGGCCTGCAGACCCTCCTCTACTTCGGCGTCGAGGCTTTTGAGGGCAAGCCGCACAATGTGGCAAAAAAAATAGACGGACACATTCCCTTTGTGCCCGCCTTTGTATACATCTATGTACTCTGGTTTCCGCTGATACTCCTGTTTCCGCTGGCGCTCTTTCAGGCGAATCCCATGGCCTATGCGCGCTACCAGACCGCGATTGTCGCAGACATCGCGCTGAGTCTCCTTTGTTACCTCGTCTACCCGACGAGCTTTGTGCGCCCCGAAGCGCCGGATACCCTTTCCGGCCGGGCCATGAAGCTCGTGTTCCGGGGGAGCTATAAGGGCTTAAACTGTGCGCCGAGCATGCACTGCTCCATGTGCTATCTCGTGCTGCACTTTGTCGGTTCCACCCCGGGACTGCCGCTCGCCGTCGCGGCGCTTGCGGCCCCGATTGCGCTCGGCATCGTAATCTCAACCCTCTTTACGAAGCAGCATGTCCTGATCGACGCGCTGACAGCGCTTCCGCTCGCGGCAGTCTGTATCCTGATCGGCAATCGCCTGCCGCTCACGGCGCTTCTTCACTGGATTCAGGGCGCTTAA
- a CDS encoding BMP family ABC transporter substrate-binding protein: MKKTAKALCALVSAALLLAGCGGGAKTETKDSAKAESTTTADGSSQTVVPKEQLKVGVLLIGDENEGYSASHINGLKEAAKTLGISEDQLIFKTNIREDESSLDATEDLANQGCQLIFGTSFGYESYMLEVAKDHPEITFCHASGNQAAGAGLANFHNYFDDIYEARYVSGVAAGLKLKQMIDEGKIKPDQARLGYVGAYPYAEVISGYTAFYLGAKSVVPETTMKVLYTNSWGDPAVEAETAKQLISDGCVLLSQHADTTGAPTAAEEEKVPCVGYNIDMTGVAPDSAITSPTNNWGVYYTYAMESVLSGEPIATDWSEGFAQDAVRLTKLGTAAAPGTEEKLKEVEQQIKDGSLHVFDTKNFTVDGKEVTSYAPNGQELISDGYFHESEYRSSPSFDLIVDGIEATAN; this comes from the coding sequence ATGAAAAAGACGGCAAAGGCGCTCTGCGCATTGGTTTCCGCGGCACTCTTGCTTGCAGGTTGCGGCGGTGGCGCAAAGACGGAGACAAAGGATTCCGCTAAGGCGGAGAGCACGACGACGGCGGACGGCTCCTCGCAGACCGTGGTTCCGAAGGAGCAGCTGAAGGTCGGTGTGCTGCTGATCGGCGACGAGAACGAGGGCTACAGCGCGAGCCATATCAACGGTCTCAAGGAGGCTGCGAAGACGCTGGGAATCAGCGAGGATCAGCTGATTTTTAAGACCAATATCCGCGAGGATGAGTCTTCGCTCGACGCGACCGAGGACCTCGCGAACCAGGGCTGCCAGCTGATTTTCGGCACGAGCTTCGGTTACGAGAGCTACATGCTGGAGGTCGCAAAGGACCACCCGGAGATTACCTTCTGTCATGCGAGCGGAAATCAGGCTGCGGGCGCGGGCCTCGCGAACTTCCACAACTACTTCGACGATATCTATGAGGCGCGCTATGTGAGCGGTGTCGCTGCGGGCTTAAAGCTGAAGCAGATGATAGACGAGGGCAAGATTAAGCCGGATCAGGCGAGACTCGGCTATGTCGGCGCTTATCCCTACGCGGAGGTGATTTCCGGTTACACGGCCTTCTACCTCGGCGCAAAGTCCGTGGTCCCGGAGACCACGATGAAGGTTCTCTACACGAACAGCTGGGGCGACCCGGCGGTCGAGGCGGAGACCGCAAAGCAGCTCATTTCCGACGGCTGCGTGCTTTTAAGCCAGCACGCGGACACGACCGGCGCACCGACGGCGGCAGAGGAGGAGAAGGTTCCCTGCGTCGGCTATAACATCGATATGACGGGCGTCGCACCGGATTCCGCAATCACCTCCCCGACCAACAACTGGGGTGTCTACTACACCTACGCGATGGAGAGTGTGCTCTCCGGCGAGCCGATTGCGACGGATTGGTCCGAGGGCTTTGCCCAGGATGCGGTGCGTCTCACGAAGCTCGGCACGGCCGCGGCACCCGGCACCGAGGAGAAGTTAAAGGAAGTGGAGCAGCAGATTAAGGACGGCAGCCTGCATGTCTTTGACACGAAGAACTTCACCGTGGACGGCAAGGAAGTCACGAGCTATGCGCCGAACGGTCAGGAGCTCATTTCGGACGGCTATTTCCACGAGTCGGAGTACCGCTCCTCCCCGAGCTTTGACTTGATTGTCGACGGCATCGAGGCGACTGCGAACTAA
- a CDS encoding ABC transporter permease, producing the protein MSQGREPLFQMHKRGYISFGKLALIHLIALLLALVTCAAVIVLVTGVNPLGVYEALVSGAVGNPRRLWVTIRESGVLLLIAVGLTPAFRMRFWNIGAEGQILVGGIASAGLMILLGGKIPNALLLALMIAGSMLFGMIWGLVPAYFKARYHTNETLFTLMMNYVALQLVTFSICFWENPKGSNSIGTINQATRAGWFPRIGGTGFAGSQYVFGLFIILLVTLFMHLYLQRTKQGFEISVVGASQNTARYAGISVQRVMLRTMAISGAICGLAGAVIVGGAGHTLSVSTANGRGFTAILVAWMANFNPLFMALIAVLLCFMQQGSIQIATQYKLNQNFSDIITGILLFFLIGCEFFVRYRLSVRKKGETR; encoded by the coding sequence ATGAGTCAGGGAAGAGAACCGCTGTTTCAAATGCATAAGCGCGGCTACATTTCGTTCGGAAAGCTCGCGCTGATTCACCTCATCGCACTATTGCTGGCGCTCGTGACCTGCGCGGCTGTCATTGTGCTGGTGACGGGGGTCAATCCGCTCGGCGTCTATGAGGCGCTGGTCTCCGGCGCGGTCGGAAACCCGCGGCGGCTCTGGGTCACGATACGCGAGAGCGGCGTGCTGCTCTTAATTGCGGTGGGCCTCACCCCGGCGTTTCGCATGCGCTTCTGGAACATCGGCGCGGAGGGGCAGATACTGGTCGGCGGCATTGCGAGCGCGGGGCTCATGATACTGCTCGGCGGCAAGATTCCGAATGCGCTGCTCCTTGCGCTCATGATTGCGGGCAGTATGCTCTTCGGCATGATATGGGGGCTGGTTCCCGCTTATTTTAAGGCGCGGTACCACACGAACGAGACCCTGTTCACGCTCATGATGAACTATGTCGCGCTGCAGCTGGTCACCTTTTCGATTTGCTTCTGGGAGAACCCGAAGGGCTCGAACAGCATAGGCACCATCAACCAGGCGACGCGCGCGGGCTGGTTTCCGCGCATCGGCGGCACGGGCTTTGCGGGCAGCCAGTATGTCTTCGGCCTCTTTATCATCCTCCTTGTGACCCTCTTTATGCACCTTTATTTGCAGCGCACCAAGCAGGGCTTTGAGATTTCGGTGGTCGGCGCGAGCCAAAATACGGCGCGCTACGCGGGCATCTCGGTGCAGCGCGTCATGCTGCGCACCATGGCCATTTCCGGCGCAATCTGCGGCCTTGCGGGCGCGGTGATTGTGGGCGGGGCGGGACACACGCTCTCGGTCAGTACGGCGAACGGGCGCGGTTTCACGGCCATCCTGGTCGCCTGGATGGCGAACTTTAACCCGCTCTTCATGGCGTTGATTGCGGTGCTCCTCTGCTTCATGCAGCAGGGCTCCATCCAGATTGCGACGCAGTACAAGCTGAACCAGAATTTTTCGGACATCATCACGGGCATACTGCTCTTCTTCCTGATCGGTTGCGAGTTCTTTGTCCGCTATCGCCTGAGCGTCCGCAAGAAAGGAGAGACGAGATGA
- a CDS encoding ABC transporter ATP-binding protein: MAEQAIRFCDISKHFGEVKASDHVSFSLKKGEILALLGENGSGKTTLMNMLSGIYFPDSGHIEVNGAPVSIRSPKDAFKLGIGMIHQHFKLIPVFTAAENIILGEQGGKYDLKAAERKLSELADRYGFRLNPKQKVYELSVSEKQTVEIMKVLYRGADILILDEPTAVLTPQETERLFAILRKMREDGKSILIITHKLNEVLAISDRVAVLRKGRYIGEVETAKADASLLTEMMVGEKVRLGIDRAEPGNGPRRLRLEKVSCVNAEGVSVLSDLSLSLQGGEILGIAGIAGNGQRELLEAIAGLVPYTGEIWYGEDNGEEKNLRGMSPAEIEALGVRLAFVPEDRLGMGLVGSMDLTDNVMLRSYRNGSGFVTDRKKPREQAEQIVEELSVATPGTATPIARLSGGNVQKVLVGREILGSPKVVMAAYPVRGLDIHSAYMIYQLLNEQKKSGSAVICVGEDLDVLLELCDRILVLQGGKSAGILDARNASKEELGRRMMGGKEVEA, translated from the coding sequence GTGGCAGAACAGGCAATACGCTTTTGCGACATCAGCAAACACTTCGGCGAGGTCAAGGCGAGCGACCACGTGAGTTTCTCGCTGAAGAAGGGGGAGATACTGGCCCTTCTCGGAGAGAACGGAAGCGGCAAGACGACGCTCATGAACATGCTCTCCGGCATTTACTTTCCGGACAGCGGTCACATCGAGGTGAACGGAGCGCCGGTCAGCATACGCTCGCCGAAGGACGCTTTTAAACTCGGCATCGGCATGATACACCAGCACTTTAAGCTGATTCCGGTCTTCACGGCGGCGGAAAATATCATACTCGGCGAACAGGGCGGCAAATACGATTTAAAAGCTGCGGAGCGAAAGCTCTCGGAACTCGCGGATCGCTACGGCTTCCGCCTGAATCCGAAACAGAAGGTCTACGAGCTCTCGGTCTCCGAAAAGCAGACCGTTGAGATTATGAAGGTGCTCTACCGCGGCGCGGACATTTTGATTCTGGACGAGCCGACGGCCGTGCTCACGCCGCAGGAGACCGAGCGCCTCTTTGCCATACTCCGGAAGATGCGGGAAGACGGGAAGTCCATCCTGATCATCACGCACAAGTTAAACGAGGTGCTCGCAATCTCGGACCGCGTCGCGGTGCTGCGGAAGGGGCGGTACATCGGCGAGGTCGAGACCGCCAAGGCCGATGCCTCCCTGCTCACAGAGATGATGGTCGGCGAAAAGGTGAGGCTCGGCATAGACCGCGCGGAGCCGGGAAACGGACCGAGACGCCTCCGTCTCGAGAAGGTGTCCTGTGTCAACGCGGAGGGCGTGAGCGTGCTCTCGGATTTAAGCCTAAGCCTGCAGGGCGGCGAGATACTCGGCATTGCCGGCATCGCCGGAAACGGGCAGAGGGAGCTCCTAGAGGCCATAGCCGGTCTGGTGCCCTATACCGGTGAAATCTGGTACGGCGAGGACAACGGGGAAGAGAAGAATCTGCGCGGCATGAGCCCGGCGGAAATCGAGGCCCTCGGCGTGCGCCTCGCCTTTGTCCCCGAAGACAGACTGGGCATGGGCCTGGTGGGCAGCATGGACTTGACGGACAATGTGATGCTCCGCTCCTATCGGAACGGCAGCGGCTTTGTGACCGATCGGAAGAAGCCGCGGGAACAGGCCGAGCAGATTGTGGAAGAGCTTTCGGTCGCGACTCCGGGCACCGCAACGCCCATTGCCAGACTCTCGGGCGGCAATGTGCAAAAGGTGCTGGTGGGGCGTGAGATACTCGGAAGCCCCAAGGTTGTGATGGCAGCCTACCCGGTGCGCGGTCTCGACATTCACTCGGCGTATATGATATATCAGCTCCTGAACGAGCAGAAGAAGAGCGGCAGCGCCGTGATTTGTGTCGGCGAGGATCTGGACGTGCTCCTTGAGCTCTGCGACCGCATCCTTGTATTACAGGGCGGGAAGAGCGCCGGCATTTTGGATGCGCGGAACGCGAGCAAGGAAGAACTGGGAAGAAGAATGATGGGCGGAAAGGAAGTTGAGGCATGA
- a CDS encoding translation factor GTPase family protein, producing the protein MRRLTLGILAHVDAGKTTLSEALLVASGALRAPGRVDYGSAFLDTDPAEKRRGVTIFSKQAYFEYGDLAVTLLDTPGHVDFSPEAERVLQVLDLAILVISAAEGVQGHSLTLWQLLRRYRIPCLVFFNKTDRQVGTREALLSSLRTRLNGEFIDFSRKVDTPDLAEELSLLDETLLNRYLEHGTPPSEAEIAALFKARRFSPCFFGSALRAEGITELLDGISRLFVPPVYPEAFSARVFKIGTDEKGARLSFLKITGGSLSAKMPLPPLDEKVEQLRLYSGRSYSLLKEAPAGSVVAVTGLTESRAGMGLGAESGEHTLPILTPVLRYRLILPESASLTELLPRLRSLEEEEPSLRFSLDAGGKTLLVSLMGEMQLEILTELLERRFSLAVSFEPAGVSYRETVTKSAEGAGHFEPLRHYAEVHLFLEPLEPGSGVQVESALGTELLANQYQQQVLRTLEEEEIPGILSGAPLTDLKITLIAGRAHEKHTEGGDFRQAAIRALRAGLFSAAPCLLEPYYAFSLRLPASSLGRALNDLDRMGATFTLGTAESEAEAEIHGQAAVLAMQNYAAELRRFTKGEGSLSLSFAGFFPCRDAESVIAARGYDPAADLAFPADSVFCRHGSGETVSYAEAPRYMHLPYRRDMSAAEEALPEDAPIRTKKESAPLSLEEIDAILDRTFYQNRQRDKKRPERQRREASEAAKERAYRALKTAAPRKHFLLVDGYNIIFAFPELRALAEENIDSARLALLDLLSDYQGFTGTTLIVVFDAYRRKDHKEERYPWHNLFVVYTKTAQTADSYIESFSGRHAASDIVTVATSDGVEQIIVRSQGALLLSASELREEMLRAHSEGLSTPAATEAAPKNRPFADKLKRPESSEEAP; encoded by the coding sequence ATGCGCCGCCTGACGCTCGGCATCCTGGCCCATGTGGATGCCGGCAAAACCACGCTTTCCGAGGCCCTCCTCGTCGCCTCCGGTGCGCTCCGCGCGCCGGGGCGCGTCGACTACGGCTCTGCCTTTCTGGACACCGACCCCGCGGAGAAACGCCGCGGGGTCACCATTTTTTCAAAACAGGCCTATTTTGAATACGGCGATCTCGCGGTGACTCTGCTCGACACCCCGGGACATGTGGACTTCTCCCCGGAGGCCGAGCGCGTCCTTCAGGTTCTGGACCTCGCGATTCTCGTGATCAGCGCGGCCGAGGGCGTACAGGGACACAGTCTTACGCTCTGGCAGCTTCTTCGCCGCTACCGCATCCCCTGCCTCGTCTTTTTCAATAAGACGGACCGGCAGGTCGGCACCCGGGAGGCGCTGCTTTCTTCGCTCCGCACGCGGCTTAACGGCGAGTTCATCGACTTCTCCCGCAAGGTAGACACCCCCGATCTCGCGGAGGAGCTCTCCCTCTTAGACGAGACACTCCTAAACCGCTATCTGGAGCACGGCACGCCGCCGAGCGAAGCGGAAATTGCGGCTCTTTTTAAGGCCCGGCGCTTTTCCCCCTGCTTCTTCGGTTCCGCCCTCCGTGCGGAGGGCATCACGGAACTCCTGGACGGCATCTCCCGCCTCTTTGTCCCGCCGGTCTACCCGGAGGCATTCTCGGCCCGTGTCTTTAAAATCGGCACGGACGAGAAGGGGGCGCGCCTAAGCTTCCTGAAAATCACGGGGGGCAGCCTGAGCGCCAAGATGCCGCTCCCGCCGCTCGACGAAAAGGTCGAGCAGCTGCGCCTCTACTCGGGGCGCTCCTACTCCCTCTTAAAAGAGGCGCCCGCGGGCAGCGTGGTCGCCGTAACGGGGCTCACGGAGAGCCGCGCGGGCATGGGACTGGGGGCGGAGAGCGGAGAACATACGTTGCCTATTTTGACCCCGGTGCTCCGTTATCGCCTTATTTTACCGGAATCCGCTTCGCTCACGGAACTGCTGCCCCGCCTCCGTTCTCTCGAGGAGGAGGAGCCGAGTCTCCGCTTTTCCCTCGACGCCGGCGGCAAGACCCTGCTGGTCTCTCTGATGGGCGAAATGCAACTGGAAATCCTCACGGAACTGTTGGAACGCCGTTTTTCGCTCGCGGTCTCCTTTGAACCCGCGGGCGTCAGCTACCGCGAGACCGTCACCAAGAGCGCCGAGGGCGCGGGCCATTTTGAGCCGCTCCGCCACTACGCGGAAGTACATCTCTTCCTCGAGCCCCTGGAACCGGGCTCCGGCGTGCAGGTTGAGAGCGCGCTCGGCACCGAGCTCCTCGCGAACCAATACCAGCAGCAGGTGCTGCGCACCTTGGAAGAAGAGGAAATTCCCGGGATTTTGAGCGGGGCACCGCTCACGGATCTTAAAATTACCCTCATTGCGGGGCGGGCCCACGAGAAGCACACCGAGGGCGGCGATTTTCGGCAGGCCGCCATACGGGCGCTCCGCGCCGGTCTCTTTTCCGCGGCCCCCTGCCTTCTGGAGCCCTACTATGCCTTTTCGCTCCGCCTGCCCGCGTCTTCGCTCGGCAGAGCCTTAAACGATCTGGACCGCATGGGCGCTACCTTTACGCTCGGCACGGCAGAGTCCGAGGCTGAGGCCGAAATCCACGGACAGGCTGCCGTCCTCGCCATGCAAAACTATGCCGCGGAACTGCGCCGCTTTACGAAAGGCGAGGGCTCGCTCTCCCTCTCCTTTGCGGGCTTTTTTCCCTGCCGGGATGCGGAGAGCGTCATTGCCGCGCGGGGCTACGATCCCGCGGCGGATCTTGCCTTTCCGGCGGACTCGGTCTTCTGCCGCCACGGAAGCGGTGAGACGGTCTCCTATGCGGAGGCCCCCCGCTACATGCATCTCCCCTACCGGCGCGACATGAGCGCCGCAGAGGAAGCGCTTCCCGAAGACGCTCCTATCCGCACCAAAAAAGAGAGCGCTCCGCTCTCTTTGGAAGAAATCGATGCAATCTTGGACCGCACCTTTTATCAGAACCGGCAGCGCGACAAGAAGCGCCCGGAAAGGCAGCGAAGGGAGGCGAGCGAGGCGGCAAAAGAGCGCGCGTATCGCGCGCTCAAAACCGCCGCGCCGCGGAAGCACTTCCTCTTGGTCGACGGCTACAATATTATTTTTGCCTTTCCCGAGCTCCGCGCCCTCGCGGAGGAGAACATCGACAGTGCGCGACTCGCGCTCCTGGATCTTCTCTCCGACTACCAGGGCTTCACCGGAACTACGCTGATTGTGGTCTTTGACGCCTATCGGCGGAAAGATCACAAGGAGGAGCGCTATCCCTGGCACAATCTCTTTGTCGTCTACACAAAGACCGCCCAGACCGCGGACAGCTATATCGAGAGCTTTTCCGGCCGCCATGCCGCAAGCGATATTGTGACGGTCGCGACCTCGGACGGGGTGGAACAAATCATTGTGCGGAGCCAGGGAGCTCTCCTCCTCTCGGCGAGCGAGCTCCGCGAAGAGATGCTCCGCGCCCACAGCGAGGGGCTCTCTACCCCCGCTGCGACGGAGGCAGCGCCCAAAAACCGCCCCTTCGCGGACAAGCTTAAGCGCCCTGAATCCAGTGAAGAAGCGCCGTGA